A stretch of the Asticcacaulis sp. ZE23SCel15 genome encodes the following:
- a CDS encoding LptF/LptG family permease — MSTGITGMNWLRYINPIKRGRLENYVMMRCIIMAGVALAVISSIIFLIDFVEISKSLGVRTELSSLQILGLMLLKSPNVILVLLPFAFLFGTLAAFVNLNRRSELIAMRAAGMSAWRFVTPASVTAFMIGVITVTALNPLATYLSDNYERVRARIEGTAMAKEGDIYLRQGDTEGKTQTVIRAASQKSIGHLIDATFWVYNIELDRRAQLHQAHRCP, encoded by the coding sequence ATGAGTACGGGCATAACCGGCATGAACTGGCTGCGCTACATCAACCCGATCAAACGCGGTCGGCTGGAAAACTACGTCATGATGCGCTGTATCATCATGGCGGGTGTGGCGCTGGCGGTGATTTCCAGCATTATTTTCCTGATCGATTTTGTGGAAATCTCAAAATCTCTCGGCGTCAGAACTGAATTATCGAGCCTTCAGATTTTGGGCCTGATGCTGCTGAAATCACCCAATGTCATCTTAGTTCTCCTGCCGTTCGCCTTTTTGTTTGGCACGCTGGCCGCCTTTGTGAATTTGAACCGGCGCTCAGAGCTGATCGCCATGCGGGCGGCCGGTATGTCAGCCTGGCGGTTTGTGACCCCGGCGTCGGTCACCGCCTTCATGATCGGGGTGATTACCGTCACCGCACTTAATCCACTGGCGACCTATCTGTCTGATAACTATGAGCGTGTGCGTGCCCGTATCGAAGGCACCGCCATGGCCAAGGAAGGCGACATCTATCTGCGTCAGGGCGATACTGAGGGTAAGACCCAGACCGTTATCCGGGCAGCCTCACAAAAAAGCATCGGCCACCTGATCGATGCGACCTTCTGGGTCTATAATATTGAACTCGACCGGCGTGCCCAGCTTCACCAAGCGCATCGATGCCCGTGA
- a CDS encoding LptF/LptG family permease codes for MIAAILALTAVAMLSQSLNQLDVIVERGQSAWVLLKISFLALPQLTSLVFPIAIFVGTLVALNRLHNEHEIVACYASGMSLWRIASPVLRLGVYITMLSLAMNLFIQPAASRLMRQELYNVKTDLASSLIREGDFSTTQSGLTIYVQRIDQNGLLRQIFIRTPGGDGMDRTYSAKEGRILRKDGTSSLVMRKGSMQQVSDKGVLNHLTFEEYAFDITNYFSSDDFLHYKESDRWMHELFYPNMAMDWERGNWKKLFAEGHSRLASPLYNIAFVLLATLGVLGGRFSRSGYTKRIMIVSSIAAGVRILGFGVEAACNNSAGMNFMQYVIPLTLIFLCAKTIYKNDRVKDAKSSTQLIELSPLSSGGQSR; via the coding sequence GTGATCGCCGCCATTCTGGCGCTCACGGCGGTGGCTATGTTGTCGCAAAGCCTCAACCAGCTCGACGTCATTGTTGAGCGGGGGCAAAGCGCGTGGGTGTTGTTGAAAATCAGCTTTCTGGCCCTGCCTCAGCTTACCAGTCTGGTGTTCCCTATCGCGATTTTCGTCGGCACACTGGTGGCGCTCAACCGGCTGCATAATGAGCATGAAATCGTGGCCTGTTACGCCTCTGGCATGAGTTTGTGGCGGATCGCGTCGCCGGTCCTACGCCTCGGCGTCTATATTACCATGCTGAGCCTGGCGATGAACCTGTTCATTCAGCCCGCGGCTTCGCGCCTGATGCGGCAGGAACTTTACAATGTCAAAACCGATCTGGCCTCATCCCTGATCCGGGAAGGTGATTTTTCGACCACGCAGTCGGGCCTGACCATCTATGTGCAGCGCATCGACCAGAACGGGCTGCTGCGTCAGATCTTTATCCGCACCCCCGGCGGCGACGGCATGGACCGCACCTACAGCGCCAAAGAAGGCCGAATCCTGCGCAAAGACGGCACCTCAAGCCTAGTCATGCGTAAGGGCTCGATGCAGCAGGTCTCAGACAAAGGCGTGCTAAATCATCTGACCTTTGAAGAATATGCGTTTGATATCACGAACTATTTCTCCTCGGATGATTTTCTGCATTACAAAGAATCCGACCGCTGGATGCATGAACTGTTTTATCCCAACATGGCGATGGACTGGGAGCGCGGTAACTGGAAAAAGCTGTTTGCAGAAGGTCACAGCCGCCTAGCTTCGCCGCTCTACAATATTGCTTTTGTCCTGCTGGCGACCCTTGGGGTCTTGGGTGGCCGGTTCAGCCGCTCAGGCTATACCAAGCGCATCATGATCGTCTCGTCCATTGCCGCCGGGGTGCGGATACTGGGTTTTGGCGTCGAAGCCGCCTGTAATAACTCAGCCGGAATGAACTTTATGCAGTACGTTATACCCCTGACGCTGATCTTCCTGTGCGCTAAAACGATATATAAAAACGACCGGGTCAAAGATGCTAAGTCATCAACACAACTGATTGAACTGTCACCGCTTTCATCGGGAGGCCAATCGCGATGA